The Microtus ochrogaster isolate Prairie Vole_2 unplaced genomic scaffold, MicOch1.0 UNK133, whole genome shotgun sequence genome segment acaagagcATGTtttccacaggacctgagtttaatttcaGGCAACACAAAGTCTGACACTTTCCAATTCCAGGGTTTAGATCTGAGGTCCTGCTCTGGACTCTATATACACGGTACAtagacatgcaaacaaaataccacacacatacatatatttttaaatctaattattgagtcagatggtggtggcacagtcTTTattcctagtacttgggaggccaaggcaggtggacctcagtgaatttgaggccatatGGTCTACCAATGATTGAGGCCAACTTggattgttatacagagaaactctgtttcaaaaaagaaatgcataaaaaataataaataaatgttcattgtatAAAATTGCTGTATGATGTGTCTAGTGCTGGTGtatataaagcttttaaaaaaggttATTGTGTATATAAAGCTCTTAAAAAGGTAACTGCATCAATTAAACTCTAGATATCCTATTGTTTGTTTATACTTTTGAATTAACTCTAACCTGTTTTCCTTGACTTCCACCTCCTTGATGTTTCAATACTGCTTTAACCACCTCTTGGTGTCTCAGctaagaaagcctgtctcagttCTGCCTGGAAATCCACCACAGGAACCTGCTGCTGCTGAGCACGACGTGGGTACAGGTGGCACCTAGGGCAAGAGCACAATATTTTTACATCACAAAATGGCATTCATCAATGTAGATAGtaataagaatgaaaacagacatttttatTCTATAAGAGCCTAATTTTATCAAAGATCACCAGAAAAATGCTAACACAGTTTAAAAGATAGCCATTTAGTTAGTAAATATAACATTGCAGTTAGGTAGTATATGAACCAAAAGGGAACTTGAAGCTAATCAATCAAGCACGCAAATTAATAGACTAGCAAGCTAATTAAATGGATCCACAAGCTAAATCAACAGAACAGCAACCCATCAAATAGTTCAAGATggtgataggtagataggtagatagatatagatagatagatagatagatagatagatagatagatagatagatagatagatagatagatagatagatcaacaagccaataaataaatcaagGAGTTAATCACTCACTCAGTTAAATCAGTCAATCAATTAATATCAGAAAGCcatgaatatataaattatgaataatgaataaatggataaataggTCAGAAAGTCAGATTAACAAGCCAATAAATGAATATGAATAGACCAGCAAGCCAAGAAATAGATCAAGAAGCTagtcaatcaatcaaccaatagCCCATCAATCCAATAAATAGACTGATTGATAAATCAATctttcaatcaatcaatcaaaaaaatagaacagcaagacaaatagatatataaataggTAAAGACGTCAATAACAGACATCCTAAAAcataaatttcaatatttatacATGTGAtgtgtaaatatacatttaaaactcATTAATATTGAGAGTATGATCTGACCATAAGATCATACTTTGCTTTGAGATGATGTCAAGGGCAGCATAGActatctgtctcaaaacaaaaataagtttgtgTAAATTAATGTCCTATCAAtgcagaaaaaaagcatttataagaacagaaaatgagccaggcagtggtgggagcagaggaaagcagatctgTGCGTTCAAGACAGTCTGgtacacaagagctagttccaggacagatggaGCTGTTACTcaaagaatccctgtcttgaaaaacaaagcaaataaataaataaataaataaataaataaataaataaataaataaatcctagaaAATGAACATCATAAAATAACCTAgataagggctagagagatggctcagggattaagagcactgactgctctccagaggattcttgtttaattcccagcatccacatagtaaGCTTTCAACTGTCTGTAATGGAATGCAGAAGACCCAACatcctcatacagacatgcacataaaataaaaataagttattaaaattaCTCCTTTATGAATAACAGGTATATAGTGAATAAAATTCTAAAGGCAAAACTCAcatgtgaagaaataaaaagaaagctcttGCCCTAATTTTAATTCCTGCTcagcaaaaaaataaagagggaaaaaaggaagtaatacttttaaaattgaaatgccAGGGGGAAAGTCAAATTACATAAAAAGGAGATAAAGAGCCAtgcgtggtggtggcacatgcttttaaatcTAGCACTCCTGTCGTGGaggcagactctgtgagttcaagccagccagggctgcacagacaGACCCTGtgcaagaaaaatgaattaaataaatgataatgttGACTTAAGTGAGAATACAATTACAAGTTTCAGTATTTTGTTATAACTTTTGTATTGGGTATTCCATTACGTCACTCTATTGTAATTTTGGTTCATTACAAAACCAGAGTTTACATACTCCTGATTGCTCAGTGAGGCTGTCCGTCTACGCTTGACCTGGACTTCCACCTCTGGCACGTGCTGTTCAGTAGTTCTTCTCAGGTGTAAGCGATccctgaaacagaaaaggaagaatttaataaatgtattatttatagATTTCTTGCCTAGGAAGCAGGAAGTCCCACCTTCAATTCCCATCAGGGCATCATCAGGGGTGGCaggacatgcctgtaatctcagcgctAAGGAAGTAAGACAAGGATACCAACCTCAGATACCTTCAAAGCAGTCTAAGCCTACATGAAtccttccattaaaaaaataaaggacagGTAAAAATGGCTCAGTATATAAAGCTCAATTGCCAGCCACTAATACAAACATGACAATCTGATCCCTGGACCCTTGAAAAGGTAGAAGAGAACCTACTCCACAAAACCATGTGGACCTCTACATGTGCCATAGCATGTGGGCTGCCCCTCCCTATGTCAGACACCACATCAACCTCTACATAAATGTAGCTGGCATGGGATTTATAAAGAAATAGGAGGGTCGCTTATGCAAAATGCTATCAAGTAGCTGGGAGCACTTCACAAAATGGCCGTGCAGTCAATCACATGAACAGCAGCATCAGGGTGGCCATGTTAGGACCTGCAGGAAATGTTCCTAAGACAGAAACTAGATATATGAAACCAAGAGATAAATAGAAAGGCTTTTGACAAGTCAAGAATGATTCTTAATAGAAGAATCCGAATGCCAATTTTCTGAATCATATCTATATTTAAAAGTAGCTAAATTTTTAGATTAAGCATTTTACCAGCAATTCAGTTTATTTTGCTGTTTAGAACTGGAAATGCCAAAAcatccaaatacattttttttaaatttaatgttaaGATTTCCACAcgataaaattataaacaaatcaaagaaactgaattttaattaAGATTGCATAGTAGCATGAAACATACCTGCTACCACTAAGGCCAAATTCTTACAGGTATTAATAACTTGGACTGCAGAGTGGTATAGTCCCCAAATGAAAAAATGGTAAATTATGTAATTGATTGAAATCTAACTTTTTagggcaaaacaaaacataattagaaaataGTGGAGCTGGACCTTTCAGGAATGATGGATAAATATTCATGGCATTCCAGGTGGCAGGCATACCTCAGAGCAAAATAGTTCATTACATCTTTAaattacatacattaaaaaaattacaaaaagctGCCTTTTCAATGGGTTTCCTGATAACATATTTAGTTGGCCAATCAGCATGAAATACATGTTATATCATTAATAAGACAAATTAAGTTGTAAATACTGTGAGATATCATTTGATAATGACAGCGTGCACGATGCGgggaaatataatgaaaatgcaAAGCTGTACTAAGCCTGGAGTAATTAATAAAGGACCAGTGACATTAGATTGGTGACCCTGCAATTCTACTGCAGTGATGGAACAGTAAACACCAACCCAGTATCACATTTATCCTCACTAAGAGTGTTGGTAGTAACTGCAATTTTAAATGTCTGCTAAGGACAAATAAAACCAGATATGGACATTTACACTACAGTACATTCACTTAcacaaaggaaaatggagaacTGATCCAGGCTGTAACAGAAATCTATTTGATAATTTACTATTCTGAGACAAAGGTCTCTCATGTACCCTACGTTGTCTTAAAACTTACTGTGAAGCTAAAGATGTCATTGATCTCCTGGTTCTACTACATAAATCTCCTTAGTGGTAGGAGTTACAGGTGAGTGCCAGGAAGACGATTCTATAATTGTTGGATTAAATTATAACCCCAAAGAACATTGTCAAAAGTCTCTAGTTTATTACCATTTCCTATGAGTTCCTCAGTGTGAAAATGGCTCATTCATTTAGTCATCAATacaaaactattttattatttcaattttctaaacCTAACTTTTATATACAAATCATCtaagtttatttttgaaaatgctgGCTTAGTGCAAATGTAGCCAGATGTAGGCATTCATatcaaaagcattttataaaatgcCTAATTATGCCAACATGCATAAGGAAAACAAATGTGAAGGGAAATTTGTgcatagtattaattttttatggCAAATCACTGTCCACTGTCACCTGCAAATTCTATTTCAGACATAAACTTTAAATTAGAAGCTAACTACTTAAGACAAGGCATAATCAAATGTATCTGATTCATCATCTACAAAATGGTGGGCCAAATTAGGCAGTTCataaagacacaaacagaaactGAGCCAAAACATACTAGAAGCAGTATATTCCTACGGCCTAACAAAGACTTAATAAGTTATATTCCATACAATATTGTTAATGTAATTTCACTGCCTGAAGTATGGCACCTGAGGTATGAAGATCACAAGTTCAtgggcaacctgggctacagagactgtcagaagaaacaaaaaaataaaacaaggttaaTCTTCtagatttatctttttaaaaattacaaacataAGTCTACTCATAGTGGGGAAGGAAAACAAGATCTAAAAGTAAAGCAAGTACATAAAAAtcctggaaaaaaatattttaatgtaaaaattccAATCCAAGCGCAGTCACTCACATCTGTGGTTCACTGGACTACAGAAGAAAAAGGGTTGGATCACCAGCTagctccagggcagcctgagATACATACCATATCTGAAATGAATGTGGATTACATCGcaatcctgtctcaaattaaaaaacaagtttaGTAAAATAAACAATGCAGTTACTTGGTTCATTATTCCTTCATATTTTCAGAGTAGCTTCAATTTCAAATCGTGAGAAATATCATTAATTTAATACATGCATAAAAATTATCCTTGGGGAATAACTCTTAAGCCATGTACCGAGAGAGATTAAACTATCAAAGCATTAAGAATGGATGACAAAATATCACATTAAGGCAACTGTTAATTTTTATATCtggaaaatagaaatcaaagGGAATACACAAAGCCAAAAGCTGTTTTATGAATTATTCAATCtgccttaaaaatagaaaatctcaTTCAGAACAGtagaaaagtattaaaaaataatacgTGAGCGttaatataaattcaaatataaatttatcCTACCCAGGAGGGAAGGCTATCTTAAGGCATCACCAACAGGTCTTGAGCTGGCTGTAATAACCAACCATTCTACTGCAAAACAGATACCGAAGATGCTTGCTGACCCAGAGGAATACGGAATACGTCATACAAACCTCTAGACTCCCTCCCCCCAACATGCCTTCCATTGCTTAAGGTAATAGAAAACCCAGAACCAAGCCTGTGAGAAAGAACCTGCGCAAACCAGCATCCCCCCCCCACATTGCGACACTGCAGGGAGGGGCAAAGAAGCGCTGTTAATGCAGCAGGTTAAGGATATGGCCGCCAGGTTCTCCACGCCAATGCTGCGCCATCCCGCGGTCCActccctcctggcctccatgCAGGCGGAGGTGCGTGGCATCCCTACCGCATCTGGTTTTCCTGTGCCCACAGCAGGACGCTGAGCGTGGGAGAAGACACCTGAGGGAGGCTCTGTCCCTGCGGTCCTGAGACGAGGGTGTGGCTGCAATTCTAACACTGCGGAACTGTCAAGCAGGTGACTCGCCCTGTGACAAGCAGCAAGGTGGGGAGGGGTCTGCTGCCCcgctctccctcccccccccaccagccGCGCCTGCGCACACCAACACCTCTGCAGCAGCGGCCATCTTTAGGGAATCTCACAATGGCGTTTGACACTGGACACGACCCCTTGATAATACCAAGACATGCAAAGATTCAATCCCGAAtgccaggaaaaaaagaataaaaaccaaaagacacATGGTTTTGTCACTGCTACTGTTCCTGGTTTGGGTTATAGCAAGTTTTACATACATTAACCCCTGCAGTGAGGGGTGTTTAGTGaccaaataaacaagaaaacactgCGGCTTTCGCCACTCACTCTCCTGAAGGCAAAAAATAATTCTACAAAAGGAaccaacacaaacacaatacGCCACCGATTAACAAAGGGGAct includes the following:
- the Snurf gene encoding SNRPN upstream reading frame protein — protein: MERGRDRLHLRRTTEQHVPEVEVQVKRRRTASLSNQECHLYPRRAQQQQVPVVDFQAELRQAFLAETPRGG